A single Amphiprion ocellaris isolate individual 3 ecotype Okinawa chromosome 1, ASM2253959v1, whole genome shotgun sequence DNA region contains:
- the hnf4b gene encoding hepatic nuclear factor 4, beta: MKLTGTILKLEYTHYSTDREHLNNMMLIPLQTDTTDSPASAAASSLSQPDGSRTLCSICADRATGKHYGASSCDGCKGFFRRSIRNNHSYSCRFNRKCIVDKDKRNQCRYCRLRKCFKAGMRKEAVQNERDCTNTHRAKGQTVGTLSISVLLQAEASVQQIPALLSPRSHDINAKKTACVGDVFESMKQQLLLLVEWAKHIPEFCSLPIDDRVTLLRTHSAEHLILGAARRSLPCDNLILLGNDFVIPMSGAEVEVSRVAFRIQEELVKPLRDLDITDQEFACLRTIVFFAPDCLGLESPQVVRHLRFQAHLLLEEATCEQRGRFGELLLILPPLQSVAWQMVETLHLAKLLGEARMDSLLLEMLLGEGTKTGDGLCSGNDQTQEQHNDQRASSSNLTSVISHVSTSLANTLSAAHTDWH, from the exons ATGAAGCTTACCGGGACTATCCTTAAACTGGAGTACACCCATTACAGCACAGACAGGGAACATTTAAACAACATGATGCTGATACCTCTACAAACTGATACAACAG ATTCACCAGCGTCAGCAGCCGCTTCATCACTGTCACAGCCTGATGGAAGTAGGACTCTGTGTTCCATATGTGCAGACAGAGCCACAGGTAAACATTATGGTGCATCCAGCTGTGATGGCTGCAAGGGCTTCTTCAGGAGGAGCATTCGCAACAACCACAGTTACAGCTGTAG GTTCAACAGGAAATGTATTGTGGACAAAGACAAAAGGAACCAGTGTCGTTACTGCAGACTACGGAAGTGTTTCAAGGCTGGAATGAGAAAGGAAG CCGTTCAGAATGAGAGAGACTGCACCAACACTCACAGAGCCAAAGGACAGACAGTGGGTACTCTGTCCATCAGTGTGCTGCTGCAGGCCGAGGCCAGTGTGCAACAG ATCCCAGCGCTGCTCTCACCTAGGAGTCATGACATCAACGCCAAGAAGACAGCCTGCGTGGGAGACGTGTTTGAGTCCATGAAGCAGCAACTCCTCCTGCTGGTGGAGTGGGCAAAACACATACCAGAGTTCTGCAGTCTCCCGATAGACGACAGG GTAACCCTGCTACGAACCCACTCTGCAGAACATCTTATTCTAGGTGCAGCAAGACGCTCACTGCCTTGCGACAATCTCATTCTACTAG GCAATGACTTTGTGATCCCCATGAGTGGTGCAGAGGTTGAGGTGTCCAGAGTGGCTTTCAGAATCCAAGAGGAGCTGGTCAAACCTCTCAGAGACCTGGACATCACAGACCAAGAGTTTGCTTGCCTCCGAACTATTGTCTTCTTCGCTCCAG ACTGTCTGGGGCTGGAGAGTCCTCAGGTGGTTCGACATCTGCGTTTCCAGGCCCACCTTCTGCTTGAAGAGGCAACCTGTGAGCAGCGGGGAAGGTTCGGGGAGCTGCTACTGATCCTGCCTCCCCTGCAGAGCGTTGCCTGGCAGATGGTGGAGACTCTCCACTTGGCAAAGCTGCTGGGTGAAGCTAGGATGGACAGCCTGCTGCTGGAGATGCTGCTGGGAGAGGGAACCAAAACAGGAGATGGACTGTGTTCAG GCAATGATCAAACTCAAGAGCAGCATAATGACCAAAGAGCCTCATCTAGTAACCTCACCTCTGTGATCTCTCATGTTTCAACAT CTCTTGCAAATACCCTCTCTGCTGCCCACACAGACTGGCACTGA